The following coding sequences lie in one Streptomyces venezuelae genomic window:
- the rpsI gene encoding 30S ribosomal protein S9, whose translation MAETTVEQPVEETEGVDVEQYTTESEAPVEGEYTSESNAARFGDPQPAAGLGRRKNAIARVRIVPGTGKWKVNGRTLEDYFPNKVHQQEVNEPFKVLELDGRYDVIARISGGGVSGQAGALRLGVARALNEADVENNRGALKKAGYLKRDDRAVERKKAGLKKARKAPQYSKR comes from the coding sequence GTGGCCGAGACCACCGTTGAGCAGCCGGTCGAAGAGACCGAGGGTGTCGACGTAGAGCAGTACACCACCGAGTCCGAGGCGCCCGTCGAGGGCGAGTACACCTCGGAGTCGAACGCCGCGCGCTTCGGCGACCCCCAGCCGGCCGCCGGCCTGGGCCGTCGCAAGAACGCCATCGCCCGCGTCCGGATCGTCCCGGGCACCGGCAAGTGGAAGGTCAACGGGCGCACGCTCGAGGACTACTTCCCGAACAAGGTCCACCAGCAGGAAGTCAACGAGCCCTTCAAGGTGCTCGAGCTCGACGGCCGCTACGACGTCATCGCCCGCATCTCGGGTGGCGGCGTCTCCGGCCAGGCCGGTGCGCTCCGTCTCGGTGTCGCCCGTGCGCTGAACGAGGCCGACGTCGAGAACAACCGCGGCGCCCTCAAGAAGGCCGGTTACCTCAAGCGTGACGACCGTGCGGTCGAGCGCAAGAAGGCCGGTCTCAAGAAGGCCCGTAAGGCTCCGCAGTACAGCAAGCGCTAA
- the glmM gene encoding phosphoglucosamine mutase yields MGRLFGTDGVRGVANADLTAELALGLSVAAAHVLAEAGTFEGHRPVAVVGRDPRASGEFLEAAVVAGLASAGVDVLRVGVLPTPAVAHLTGALGADLGVMLSASHNAMPDNGIKFFARGGHKLADELEDRIESVYEEHRTGAPWQRPTGSGVGRVKSYDQGLDQYVAHLIGVLPNRLDGLKIVLDEAHGAAARVSPEAFSRAGAEVITIGAQPDGLNINDGCGSTHLDLLKAAVVEHKADFGVAHDGDADRCLAVDHTGAEVDGDQILAVLALAMREHGTLRHDTVVATVMSNLGFKLAMEGQGLSLVQTSVGDRYVLESMKEHGFALGGEQSGHVIILDHATTGDGTLTGLLLAARVAETGRSLADLASVMERLPQVLINVPDVDKSRVKTSAELSAAVVDAERELGTTGRVLLRPSGTEPLVRVMVEAADIEQARSVAGRLADVVKSALG; encoded by the coding sequence GTGGGACGACTCTTCGGCACGGACGGCGTGCGCGGTGTCGCCAACGCGGATCTGACGGCCGAGCTCGCGCTCGGTCTCTCCGTGGCAGCGGCGCACGTACTCGCCGAGGCGGGCACCTTTGAAGGCCACCGCCCGGTAGCGGTGGTCGGGCGTGATCCGCGCGCGTCCGGGGAGTTCCTGGAGGCCGCGGTGGTCGCGGGCCTCGCGAGCGCGGGCGTGGACGTCCTGCGCGTCGGTGTGCTGCCCACCCCCGCGGTGGCGCATCTCACCGGTGCGCTGGGCGCCGACCTCGGTGTCATGCTCTCCGCCAGCCACAACGCGATGCCCGACAACGGCATCAAGTTCTTCGCCCGCGGCGGCCACAAGCTCGCCGACGAGCTGGAGGACCGCATCGAGTCCGTCTACGAGGAGCACCGCACGGGTGCCCCGTGGCAGCGGCCCACGGGGTCGGGCGTCGGTCGCGTGAAGTCGTACGACCAGGGGCTCGACCAGTACGTGGCCCACCTCATCGGGGTCCTCCCGAACCGTCTCGACGGGCTGAAGATCGTCCTCGACGAGGCGCACGGTGCCGCCGCGCGCGTCTCGCCCGAGGCGTTCTCGCGGGCCGGTGCCGAGGTCATCACGATCGGCGCCCAGCCCGACGGCCTGAACATCAACGACGGGTGCGGGTCCACGCACCTCGACCTGCTCAAGGCCGCCGTCGTCGAGCACAAGGCCGACTTCGGCGTCGCGCACGACGGGGACGCCGACCGCTGCCTCGCCGTGGACCACACGGGCGCCGAGGTCGACGGCGACCAGATCCTCGCGGTGCTCGCCCTCGCCATGCGCGAGCACGGCACGCTGCGCCACGACACGGTCGTCGCCACGGTCATGTCGAACCTCGGCTTCAAGCTCGCCATGGAGGGCCAGGGACTCTCGCTGGTGCAGACCTCCGTCGGCGACCGGTACGTGCTGGAGTCGATGAAGGAGCACGGCTTCGCGCTCGGCGGCGAGCAGTCCGGGCACGTGATCATCCTCGACCACGCGACGACCGGCGACGGCACGCTGACCGGGCTGCTGCTCGCGGCGCGCGTCGCCGAGACGGGCCGTTCGCTCGCCGACCTCGCGAGCGTCATGGAGCGGCTCCCGCAGGTCCTCATCAACGTGCCCGACGTCGACAAGTCGCGCGTGAAGACCTCCGCCGAGCTGTCCGCCGCGGTCGTCGACGCGGAGCGCGAGCTCGGCACCACCGGCCGCGTACTGCTGCGCCCCTCCGGGACCGAGCCGCTGGTGCGGGTCATGGTGGAGGCCGCGGACATCGAGCAGGCCCGGTCCGTGGCCGGCCGCCTCGCCGACGTGGTGAAGTCCGCGCTGGGCTAG
- a CDS encoding DUF389 domain-containing protein, protein MLHLRLITPPDRTDDVVDLIEGTVGTTHLAVLPGAARNPAGDVVMCDVAREAGDELIGGLRGLGIDETGSIAVETIDLSLSRRAEEAADDAPGEGADAVLWEQLADATHEESTLSVTYVAFITLATMIAACGVVLDNAILIVGAMAVGPEFGPLAGFCTALVQRAPRLALRSLIALLVGFAAAMAVTVGFSYFMDAMDLFTDDALKAERPNTNFIYRPDWFSFVVAVLAGAAGTLSLTSAKSGALVGVAISVTTVPAAANAAVAFSYDEYKQAWGSTEQLLLNLLGIILAGTLTLLAQKILWARQRERTAKTARV, encoded by the coding sequence ATGCTGCACCTGCGCCTGATCACGCCCCCGGACAGAACCGACGACGTCGTCGACCTGATCGAGGGGACGGTCGGCACCACCCATCTCGCGGTGCTCCCGGGCGCGGCCCGCAACCCCGCGGGCGATGTCGTCATGTGCGACGTGGCCCGTGAGGCGGGCGACGAACTCATCGGCGGTCTGCGCGGACTCGGCATCGACGAGACCGGCTCGATCGCCGTGGAGACCATCGACCTGTCGCTGTCCCGGCGCGCGGAGGAGGCCGCGGACGACGCGCCCGGCGAGGGCGCGGACGCCGTCCTGTGGGAGCAGCTGGCCGACGCGACCCACGAGGAGTCGACGCTGTCGGTCACGTACGTCGCGTTCATCACGCTCGCCACGATGATCGCGGCGTGCGGTGTGGTCCTCGACAACGCGATCCTGATCGTCGGCGCGATGGCGGTGGGCCCGGAGTTCGGCCCGCTGGCCGGCTTCTGCACGGCCCTGGTCCAGCGCGCGCCCCGCCTGGCCCTGCGCTCGCTGATCGCGCTGCTCGTCGGCTTCGCGGCGGCGATGGCGGTGACGGTCGGGTTCAGCTACTTCATGGACGCGATGGACCTGTTCACGGACGACGCCCTCAAGGCGGAGCGCCCGAACACGAACTTCATCTACCGGCCCGACTGGTTCTCGTTCGTGGTGGCCGTCCTCGCGGGCGCCGCGGGCACGCTCTCCCTCACCTCGGCGAAGTCGGGCGCGCTGGTGGGCGTGGCGATCTCCGTGACGACGGTCCCCGCCGCCGCGAACGCCGCGGTCGCCTTCAGCTACGACGAGTACAAGCAGGCCTGGGGCTCCACGGAGCAGCTCCTGTTGAACCTGCTCGGCATCATCCTCGCGGGCACGCTCACGCTGCTCGCCCAGAAGATCCTCTGGGCCAGGCAGCGCGAGCGCACCGCGAAGACAGCGCGGGTCTAG
- the coaA gene encoding type I pantothenate kinase, which produces MPPTAPRSAHRPKPEATPYVDLTRTEWSALREKTPLPLTAEEVEQLRGLGDVIDLDEVRDIYLPLSRLLNLYVGATDGLRGALNTFLGEKGSQSGTPFVIGVAGSVAVGKSTVARLLQALLSRWPEHPRVERVTTDGFLLPTKELEARGLMSRKGFPESYDRRALTRFVADIKAGKDEVTAPVYSHLIYDIVPDRRLTVRRPDILIVEGLNVLQPALPGKDGRTRVGLADYFDFSVYVDARADDIERWYLNRFKKLRQTAFQNPSSYFRKYTQVSEEEALDYARTTWRTINKLNLVENVAPTRSRATLVVRKGPDHKVQRLSLRKL; this is translated from the coding sequence GTGCCCCCGACGGCACCCCGGAGCGCCCACCGGCCCAAGCCGGAGGCGACTCCCTACGTCGACCTCACCCGCACCGAGTGGAGCGCGCTTCGCGAGAAGACGCCGCTCCCCCTGACGGCGGAAGAGGTGGAACAGCTCCGCGGCCTCGGCGACGTCATCGACCTGGACGAGGTCCGCGACATCTACCTGCCGCTCTCGCGCCTGCTGAACCTGTACGTGGGCGCGACGGACGGCCTGCGCGGCGCCCTCAACACCTTCCTCGGCGAGAAGGGTTCCCAGTCCGGCACGCCCTTCGTCATAGGGGTCGCCGGTTCCGTGGCGGTCGGCAAGTCCACCGTCGCCCGCCTCCTCCAGGCGCTGCTCTCCCGCTGGCCGGAACACCCGCGCGTGGAGCGCGTCACGACGGACGGCTTCCTCCTCCCCACGAAGGAGCTGGAGGCCCGCGGCCTGATGTCCCGCAAGGGTTTCCCGGAGTCGTACGACCGCCGTGCGCTGACCCGTTTCGTCGCGGACATCAAGGCGGGCAAGGACGAGGTGACGGCGCCCGTCTACTCCCACCTGATCTACGACATCGTCCCGGACCGGCGCCTCACGGTCCGCCGCCCCGACATCCTCATCGTCGAGGGCCTGAACGTCCTGCAGCCCGCGCTCCCCGGCAAGGACGGCCGCACGCGCGTGGGCCTCGCGGACTACTTCGACTTCAGCGTGTACGTCGACGCCCGCGCGGACGACATCGAGCGCTGGTACCTGAACCGCTTCAAGAAGCTGCGCCAGACGGCGTTCCAGAACCCGTCGTCGTACTTCCGCAAGTACACGCAGGTGTCGGAGGAAGAGGCGCTCGACTACGCCCGCACCACCTGGCGGACCATCAACAAGCTGAACCTGGTGGAGAACGTGGCCCCCACCCGGAGCCGCGCCACCCTGGTCGTCCGCAAGGGCCCCGACCACAAGGTCCAACGCCTCAGCCTGCGCAAACTGTAG
- a CDS encoding holo-ACP synthase: MIIGVGIDVAEIERFGAALERTPGMAERLFVESELLLPGGERRGIASLAARFAAKEALAKALGAPAGLRWTDAEVYVEESGQPRVRVKGTVAERASVLGVRSWHVSLSHDAGVASAVVVAEG; encoded by the coding sequence GTGATTATTGGGGTTGGCATCGACGTCGCGGAGATCGAGCGGTTCGGCGCCGCGCTGGAGCGGACGCCCGGGATGGCGGAGCGGCTCTTCGTGGAGAGCGAGTTGCTGCTGCCGGGCGGGGAGCGGCGGGGCATCGCCTCGCTGGCGGCGCGGTTCGCGGCGAAGGAGGCGTTGGCCAAGGCGCTGGGGGCGCCCGCGGGGCTGCGGTGGACCGACGCCGAGGTGTACGTCGAGGAGAGCGGACAGCCCCGGGTCCGGGTGAAGGGCACGGTGGCCGAGCGGGCCTCGGTGCTGGGGGTGCGGTCCTGGCACGTGTCGCTCAGCCATGACGCGGGGGTCGCCTCCGCGGTGGTGGTGGCGGAGGGATAG
- a CDS encoding NAD(P)H-hydrate dehydratase has translation MRTAYSVESVRAGERVVMARGPEGVLMQRAAAGLAAECAQLLGKVYGARVTLLVGSGDNGGDALYAGARLARRGAGVSAVLLAPERAHSGGLAALRAAGGVVVGADEERAEGVVARAQLVVDGIVGIGGRGGLREDAARLVAAVRDAVVVAVDLPSGVDADTGEVRGEAVRADVTVTFGAYKPGLLIDPGREYAGVVRLVDIGLEPAELGCAEAEALQFADVERLLPVPGGESDKYRRGVVGIVAGSERYPGAAVLAVAGALRGGAGAVRYVGPAADAVIARFPETLVSAGPPSKAGRVQAWVVGPGLGEDAERLGEVLAADVPVLIDADGLRLAGERDVRDRRAPTLLTPHAGEAAALLGVAREEVEAGRLSAVRELARRYGATVLLKGSTTLVASGEGPVRVNPTGTPWLATAGSGDVLSGLAGSLLAAGLDARDAGSVGAYLHGLAGRHASAGAPVGAQDVANAIPAMWREVGRGDR, from the coding sequence ATGCGTACTGCGTACAGCGTGGAGAGCGTCAGGGCGGGCGAGAGGGTCGTGATGGCCCGGGGGCCCGAAGGTGTGTTGATGCAGCGTGCGGCGGCCGGACTCGCCGCCGAGTGCGCCCAGCTGCTCGGCAAGGTGTACGGGGCGAGAGTCACGCTGCTCGTGGGCAGCGGGGACAACGGGGGCGACGCCCTGTATGCCGGTGCCCGGCTCGCCCGGCGCGGTGCCGGGGTCAGTGCCGTGCTGCTCGCGCCCGAGCGTGCGCACTCCGGGGGGCTCGCCGCGCTGCGGGCCGCCGGGGGCGTGGTGGTGGGCGCCGACGAGGAGCGGGCCGAGGGTGTTGTCGCACGGGCCCAACTCGTCGTGGACGGGATCGTGGGCATCGGGGGCCGGGGTGGGCTGCGGGAGGACGCCGCGCGGCTCGTGGCGGCGGTGCGGGACGCCGTGGTCGTCGCCGTGGACCTGCCGAGCGGTGTGGACGCCGACACTGGTGAGGTGCGAGGGGAGGCGGTGCGGGCCGATGTGACGGTGACGTTCGGCGCGTACAAGCCGGGCCTTCTCATCGATCCGGGCCGCGAGTACGCCGGTGTCGTGCGGCTCGTCGACATCGGGCTCGAACCGGCGGAACTGGGGTGTGCGGAGGCCGAGGCGCTGCAGTTCGCGGACGTCGAGCGGCTGCTGCCCGTGCCCGGCGGGGAGAGCGACAAGTACCGGCGCGGGGTCGTGGGCATCGTGGCCGGATCCGAGCGGTATCCCGGCGCGGCCGTCCTCGCCGTCGCGGGCGCGCTGCGCGGGGGAGCGGGGGCCGTCCGGTACGTGGGGCCCGCCGCGGACGCCGTCATCGCGCGGTTCCCCGAGACCCTGGTGTCCGCGGGGCCGCCGTCCAAGGCCGGGCGCGTGCAGGCGTGGGTCGTGGGACCCGGACTCGGCGAGGACGCGGAACGGCTCGGCGAGGTCCTCGCCGCGGACGTGCCCGTGCTGATCGACGCCGACGGGCTGCGGCTCGCCGGGGAGCGGGACGTACGGGATCGGCGGGCCCCGACGCTCCTCACCCCGCACGCCGGGGAGGCCGCCGCGCTGCTCGGCGTGGCCAGGGAAGAGGTCGAGGCGGGGCGCCTCTCCGCCGTACGGGAGCTGGCGCGGCGGTACGGGGCGACGGTGCTGCTGAAGGGGTCGACGACCCTGGTGGCCTCGGGCGAGGGTCCGGTGCGGGTCAACCCGACCGGGACGCCCTGGCTCGCCACGGCGGGCAGCGGCGACGTGCTGTCCGGGCTCGCCGGGTCCCTCCTGGCGGCGGGACTCGACGCGCGGGACGCGGGGTCGGTCGGCGCGTACCTCCATGGGCTCGCCGGGCGGCACGCGTCGGCGGGGGCGCCCGTGGGGGCGCAGGACGTGGCGAACGCGATTCCCGCGATGTGGCGGGAGGTGGGGAGGGGCGATCGGTGA
- the alr gene encoding alanine racemase, translating into MNETAPFRVRAEIDLAALRANVRALRAHAPDAAFMAVVKADGYGHGMVPCARAARQAGATWIGTATPQEALALRAAGLPGRIMCWLWTPGGPWREGVEADLDMSVSALWALDEVTAAARAAGRTARIQLKADTGLGRNGCMPADWPDLVDRVLRAEAEGLVTVTGLWSHFACADEPGHPSIAAQLTVFREMVAYAEERGLRPEVRHIANSPGMLTLPEAHFDLVRPGIAMYGVSPSPEVGTSQDFGLRPVMTLAASLAHVKRAPAGHGVSYGHHYVTPGETTLGLIPAGYGDGVPRHASGTAPVLVDGKLRTVAGRVAMDQFVVDLGGDEPEVGAEAVLFGPGDRGEPTAEDWAQAAGTIAYEIVTRIGSRVPRVYVNERPDD; encoded by the coding sequence ATGAACGAGACAGCACCTTTCCGTGTCCGGGCCGAGATCGACCTCGCCGCCCTCCGCGCCAACGTGCGCGCGCTGCGCGCCCACGCGCCGGACGCCGCGTTCATGGCCGTGGTGAAAGCGGACGGTTACGGCCACGGAATGGTGCCCTGCGCCAGGGCCGCACGCCAGGCCGGCGCCACGTGGATCGGCACCGCCACTCCCCAGGAGGCCCTGGCCCTGCGCGCCGCCGGGCTGCCCGGCCGCATCATGTGCTGGCTGTGGACGCCCGGCGGGCCCTGGCGCGAGGGAGTCGAGGCCGACCTGGACATGTCGGTGAGCGCACTGTGGGCGCTGGACGAGGTGACGGCCGCCGCGCGTGCGGCAGGGCGTACCGCGCGTATCCAGCTCAAGGCCGACACGGGTCTGGGGCGGAACGGCTGCATGCCCGCCGACTGGCCCGACCTCGTCGACCGCGTCCTGCGCGCCGAGGCCGAAGGCCTGGTCACGGTCACCGGGCTCTGGTCGCACTTCGCATGCGCCGACGAACCCGGGCACCCGTCGATCGCCGCGCAGCTCACGGTCTTCCGCGAGATGGTCGCGTACGCCGAGGAGCGGGGGCTGCGCCCCGAGGTGCGGCACATCGCCAACTCCCCGGGCATGCTGACGCTTCCGGAGGCGCACTTCGACCTCGTGCGTCCGGGCATCGCGATGTACGGCGTCTCGCCGAGCCCCGAGGTGGGCACCTCCCAGGACTTCGGGCTGCGGCCCGTCATGACGCTCGCCGCCTCGCTCGCCCACGTGAAGCGCGCCCCGGCCGGCCACGGCGTGAGCTACGGCCACCACTACGTCACACCCGGCGAGACGACCCTCGGCCTCATCCCGGCGGGCTATGGCGACGGGGTCCCGCGGCACGCCTCCGGCACGGCCCCCGTCCTCGTCGACGGCAAGCTGCGGACGGTCGCGGGGCGCGTCGCGATGGACCAGTTCGTCGTGGACCTCGGCGGGGACGAGCCCGAAGTGGGCGCGGAGGCCGTGCTGTTCGGCCCCGGTGACCGGGGCGAGCCGACCGCCGAGGACTGGGCGCAGGCCGCGGGCACCATCGCGTACGAAATCGTCACCCGCATCGGATCGCGCGTCCCGCGCGTCTACGTGAACGAGCGGCCCGACGACTGA
- a CDS encoding alpha/beta fold hydrolase translates to MSESSTGAAAAEAVSEAAAAAGNWRRAGVAGAAIGVLAAGAAAGVAIERLTVGRGMRKKARLALDASGPYGSLRGMPGTAYADDGTELSYEVEEVEPAEGTDRAGGGAEGGGQAPRRRRLFGRREPAPVTVVFSHGYCLSQDSWHFQRAALRGVVRAVYWDQRSHARSARGVDQVEHGVPVSIDQLGRDLKAVIDAAAPEGPLVLVGHSMGGMTTMALADQFPELIRERVVGVALVGTSSGQLGEVNFGLPVAGMNAVRRVLPGLLRALGSQAELVERGRRATADLFAGVIKRYSFSRKDVDPAIARFAERMIEATPIDVVAEFYPAFAEHDKAAALKHFAELPVLVLAGDEDLVTPSEHSEAIAHLLPDAELVLVPDAGHLVMLEHPEVVMDRLADLLVRAGAVRGAGRRA, encoded by the coding sequence GTGAGCGAGAGCAGCACGGGGGCGGCCGCGGCGGAAGCGGTGTCGGAGGCCGCCGCCGCGGCCGGGAACTGGCGCCGGGCAGGCGTCGCGGGCGCGGCGATAGGCGTCCTGGCCGCGGGTGCGGCCGCAGGCGTCGCCATAGAGCGGCTCACCGTCGGCCGCGGCATGCGCAAGAAGGCGCGGCTGGCGCTCGACGCGTCGGGGCCGTACGGCTCGCTGCGCGGCATGCCCGGCACGGCGTACGCGGACGACGGCACGGAGCTCTCGTACGAGGTCGAAGAGGTCGAGCCGGCCGAGGGCACCGACCGGGCCGGAGGCGGCGCGGAGGGCGGTGGCCAGGCCCCGCGGCGGCGTCGGCTCTTCGGGCGTCGGGAGCCCGCGCCCGTCACCGTCGTCTTCAGCCACGGGTACTGCCTGAGCCAGGACTCCTGGCACTTCCAGCGGGCCGCCCTGCGCGGTGTCGTCCGCGCCGTCTACTGGGACCAGCGCAGCCACGCCCGTTCGGCGCGCGGGGTGGACCAGGTCGAGCACGGCGTGCCGGTCTCCATCGACCAGCTGGGGCGCGACCTGAAGGCCGTCATCGACGCCGCGGCGCCCGAGGGGCCGCTCGTCCTCGTCGGGCACTCCATGGGCGGTATGACGACCATGGCGCTCGCCGACCAGTTCCCCGAGCTGATCCGCGAGCGCGTGGTGGGGGTCGCCCTCGTCGGCACGTCGTCGGGGCAGCTCGGCGAGGTGAACTTCGGCCTTCCGGTGGCCGGGATGAACGCGGTCCGGCGGGTGCTGCCCGGCCTGCTGCGGGCGCTCGGCTCGCAGGCGGAGCTGGTGGAGCGGGGGCGGCGGGCCACGGCGGACCTCTTCGCGGGCGTCATCAAGCGGTACTCGTTCTCGCGCAAGGACGTGGACCCGGCGATCGCGCGGTTCGCGGAGCGGATGATCGAGGCGACGCCCATCGACGTGGTCGCGGAGTTCTACCCGGCCTTCGCCGAGCACGACAAGGCGGCGGCGCTCAAGCACTTCGCCGAGCTGCCGGTGCTCGTCCTCGCGGGCGACGAGGACCTGGTCACCCCGAGCGAGCACAGTGAGGCCATCGCCCACCTGCTGCCCGACGCCGAACTGGTCCTGGTCCCGGACGCGGGTCACCTGGTGATGCTGGAGCACCCGGAGGTCGTCATGGACCGCCTCGCCGACCTGCTGGTACGGGCGGGGGCTGTGCGGGGGGCCGGGCGGCGGGCCTGA
- the tsaE gene encoding tRNA (adenosine(37)-N6)-threonylcarbamoyltransferase complex ATPase subunit type 1 TsaE, whose protein sequence is MEAPHHEAPAVTLKITVNSPERMGELGRRLAKLLRPGDLVMLTGELGAGKTTLTRGLGEGLGVRGAVTSPTFVIARVHPPLGDGPSLVHVDAYRLGGGLDEMEDLDLDVSLPESVIVVEWGDGKVEELSDDRLRVVIDRTVGDTAGGATDDAADEVREVTVTGLGARWADADLASLSA, encoded by the coding sequence ATGGAAGCACCGCACCACGAGGCTCCGGCCGTCACTCTGAAGATCACCGTCAACTCCCCCGAACGCATGGGCGAGTTGGGGCGTCGTCTGGCCAAGCTGTTGCGCCCCGGCGACCTCGTCATGCTCACCGGCGAGCTCGGCGCCGGGAAGACGACGCTGACCCGCGGCCTCGGCGAGGGCCTCGGTGTGCGCGGCGCCGTCACCTCCCCGACCTTCGTCATCGCCCGCGTGCACCCGCCGCTCGGTGACGGCCCCTCGCTGGTCCACGTCGACGCGTACCGCCTCGGCGGCGGGCTCGACGAGATGGAGGACCTGGACCTCGACGTGTCGCTGCCCGAGTCCGTGATCGTCGTCGAGTGGGGCGACGGCAAGGTCGAGGAGCTGTCGGACGACCGGCTGCGGGTCGTCATCGACCGCACCGTGGGCGACACGGCGGGCGGCGCGACGGACGACGCGGCCGACGAGGTGCGCGAGGTGACGGTCACCGGGCTCGGCGCGCGCTGGGCCGACGCGGATCTGGCGTCACTGAGCGCTTGA
- a CDS encoding L,D-transpeptidase, with protein MSRSSSGFVAGLTAAALAAVGFLAFQASASAPDHPEKADKSPSASASRSPKDKKNPAALPAQSGTGERVVYSLEDDRVWLVEASGKVKQTFKVTPGTVDPAPGTYAVTSRTGRVTGTDGVPIENVVVFTLTDGVAIGFSAAVDGSTPKPDPSKKTGGIRQSREQAKTMWEFALRDKKVVVVP; from the coding sequence GTGTCAAGGAGCAGCTCGGGATTCGTGGCCGGGCTCACCGCTGCCGCGCTCGCGGCGGTCGGGTTCCTCGCCTTCCAGGCATCGGCCAGCGCGCCGGATCACCCGGAGAAGGCCGACAAGTCGCCCTCAGCCTCCGCGTCGCGCTCCCCCAAGGACAAGAAGAACCCCGCGGCCCTGCCCGCGCAGTCCGGCACCGGCGAGCGCGTCGTGTACTCCCTAGAGGACGACCGCGTCTGGCTGGTCGAGGCGTCCGGCAAGGTCAAGCAGACGTTCAAGGTCACCCCGGGCACGGTCGACCCGGCTCCGGGCACGTACGCGGTCACGTCCCGCACGGGTCGTGTCACCGGTACGGACGGGGTGCCGATCGAGAACGTCGTGGTCTTCACGCTCACCGACGGGGTCGCGATCGGCTTCAGTGCCGCCGTGGACGGCTCGACGCCGAAGCCGGACCCGTCGAAGAAGACGGGCGGCATCCGTCAGTCGCGCGAGCAGGCCAAGACGATGTGGGAGTTCGCGCTGCGCGACAAGAAGGTCGTCGTCGTTCCCTGA
- the tsaB gene encoding tRNA (adenosine(37)-N6)-threonylcarbamoyltransferase complex dimerization subunit type 1 TsaB, whose product MLLLALDTATPAVTVALHDGSSAVSESSQVDARRHGELLLPAVDRVLAEAGLRLDAVTGIVVGVGPGPYTGLRVGLMTADTFGLALDVPVHGVCTLDGLAYASGIESGPFVVATDARRKEVYWARYEDVRTRVGEPAVDRPADIAAEVEGLPAVGAGALLYPDTFPDARAPEHVSAAALASLAAEKLAAGEELLEPRPLYLRRPDAQVPKNYKVVTPK is encoded by the coding sequence GTGCTCTTGCTCGCTCTGGATACCGCAACGCCCGCCGTCACCGTCGCCCTCCACGACGGCTCCTCAGCCGTCTCGGAGTCGAGCCAGGTCGACGCCCGCCGCCACGGGGAACTGCTGCTTCCGGCCGTCGACCGTGTGCTCGCCGAGGCCGGCCTGCGGCTCGACGCCGTGACCGGCATCGTCGTCGGCGTGGGCCCCGGCCCCTACACCGGCCTCCGCGTCGGCCTGATGACCGCCGACACCTTCGGCCTCGCCCTCGACGTCCCGGTGCACGGCGTGTGCACGCTGGACGGCCTCGCGTACGCCTCGGGCATCGAAAGCGGTCCCTTCGTGGTGGCCACCGACGCCCGCCGCAAGGAGGTCTACTGGGCCCGCTACGAAGACGTGCGCACGCGCGTGGGCGAGCCCGCGGTCGACCGGCCCGCCGACATCGCCGCCGAGGTCGAGGGACTGCCCGCCGTCGGCGCGGGCGCGCTGCTCTACCCCGACACGTTCCCCGACGCCCGCGCCCCCGAGCACGTCTCGGCGGCCGCGCTGGCCTCGCTCGCCGCCGAGAAGCTGGCCGCGGGCGAGGAGCTCCTGGAGCCCAGGCCGCTGTATCTGCGCCGCCCCGACGCGCAGGTCCCCAAGAACTACAAGGTGGTCACCCCGAAGTGA
- the rimI gene encoding ribosomal protein S18-alanine N-acetyltransferase: MRWWDIDAVFVLEKELFPDDAWSRGMFWSELAHARGPQATRRYVVAMDGDRLVGYAGLAASGDLADVQTIAVARDHWGTGLGARLLTDLLQAATAFECAEVMLEVRVDNTRAQKLYERFGFEPIGFRRGYYQPGNVDALVMRRTDPSTPASGVQGTEIHG; the protein is encoded by the coding sequence ATGCGCTGGTGGGACATCGACGCGGTGTTCGTCCTGGAGAAGGAGCTCTTCCCGGACGACGCGTGGTCGCGCGGGATGTTCTGGTCCGAGCTCGCCCACGCGCGCGGGCCGCAGGCCACCCGGCGGTACGTGGTCGCCATGGACGGCGACCGCCTCGTCGGGTACGCGGGCCTCGCCGCCTCGGGAGACCTTGCGGACGTCCAGACCATCGCGGTGGCCCGCGACCACTGGGGCACTGGCCTCGGCGCCCGGCTCCTGACCGACCTGCTCCAGGCCGCGACCGCCTTCGAGTGCGCCGAGGTGATGCTGGAAGTGCGGGTCGACAACACACGGGCGCAGAAGCTGTACGAGCGCTTCGGCTTCGAACCCATCGGCTTCCGGCGCGGCTACTACCAGCCCGGCAACGTGGACGCCCTGGTCATGCGCCGCACCGATCCCTCCACCCCCGCATCCGGCGTACAAGGAACCGAGATCCATGGCTAG